The Pseudomonas fluorescens nucleotide sequence CAGCAGGGCGTAAACCTTGCCGGCGTCGGCAAAGGTCATGTTGTGCTGGAACATACCGACGGCCATGCCGCCGATCAGGTTGATGAACAGGATCAGCAGGCCGGCGATGGCGTCACCGCGAACGAACTTGCTGGCACCGTCCATCGAGCCGTAGAACTCGGCCTCGCCGGCCACTTCGGCACGGCGCGCCTTGGCCTGGGCCTGGTCGATCAGACCGGCGTTGAGGTCGGCGTCGATGGCCATCTGTTTGCCAGGCATGGCGTCGAGAGTGAAGCGCGCGCTCACCTCGGAAATACGCCCGGCACCCTTGGTCACCACCACGAAGTTGATGATCATCAGGATCGCGAAGACCACGATACCGACCACGTAGTTACCGCCGATCACCACCTCGCCGAAAGCCTGGATCACCTTACCGGCGGCCTCATGGCCGTCATGGCCGTGGAGCATCACCACCCGCGTGGACGCTACGTTGAGGGCCAGGCGCAACAATGTCGCCACCAGCAGGATGGTCGGGAACGCAGCAAAGTCCAGCGGGCGCAGGGCATACACGCAGACCAGCAGGACCACGATCGACAAGGCGATGTTGAAGGTGAAGAACACGTCGAGCAAAAACGGCGGGATCGGCAACATCATCATTGCCAGCATCACCAGCAGCAACAGCGGCACACCCAGGTTCCCCCGGCCTAGGCCGACCAGGTTACTACGGGCACTGTTGATTAACTGAGAGCGATCCACCGGTATTCCTCGTTAGCTCAAGCAAAACTTTGACGCGCGTGAGGCGCGCAGCGCTGCCTTTGCAAGAAGCTTTCCAACTTTGCTGAACGAGGTGGTTTGAATGACGCGGGACTGCTGCGCAGCCATCGCCGGCAAGGCCGCCCCCACAATGAATCCGTAGGCTTGATCAGGAATCGCGGCGCAAATCCGGCGGAATCGGCAAATCCTTGAGCGGCTCCGGAGGCTTGCCCTTGCCGGCGCGGTACTGGCGGATCTGGTAGACGTAGGCCAGCACCTGGGCTACCGCCAGGTACAAACCGGCAGGAATCTCTTCCTCAAGCTCGGTGGAGTAGTAGATCGAGCGCGCCAGCGCCGGCGATTCGAGCACCTGGATCTTGTGCTCGTTGGCGATTTCGCGAATTTTCAAGGCAATGAAGTCGGCGCCCTTGGCCAACAGCAGCGGCGCCGAGCCCTTCTGCGGATCGTACTTGAGCGCCACGGCATAGTGGGTCGGGTTGGTGATGATCACATCCGCCTCGGGGATCGCCGCCATCATCCGCCGCTGCGAGGCCTCGCGCTGCAGCTGGCGAATGCGCTGTTTGACCTCGGGCTTGCCTTCGGAGTCCTTGTACTCGTCGCGCACTTCCTGCTTGGTCATCAGCAGCTTCTTGTGTGCCTGCCAGAGCTGGATCGGTACGTCCACCGCAGCAATGATCAACAGGCCCGCCGCCATCCACAGCGCACTCCAGCCGACCACCTGCACGCTATGGATGATCGCCTGCTCCAACGGCTCGTTGGCAATCGCCAGCAGGTCGTCGCGGTCAGCCGACAGCACCGTCAGGGCGACGATGAGAATCATGAAGAACTTGGCCAGTGCCTTGAGCAGCTCGGACAAGGCATTGACCGAAAACATCCGCTTGATCCCCGACAGCGGGTTCATGCGACTGAACTTCGGCGCCAGCGAGCTACTGGAAAACAGGAAACCACCCAGCGACACCGGGCCGATAATTGCCGCGATCAACAGCACCAGCAACACCGGCTGAGTGGCCAACAAGGCCATCTTGCCCGAGGCCATGAGGAAAATACCCATCGAGCGCTCATCGATGAGCACCTCGCGCGACAAGGTGAAGTTGCTGCGCATCAGCTCCATCAGGGTTTGCGCCAGGCCACCGCCAAACGCCAGCAGCGCCCCCGCACCCGCCAGGGTCACCGCCACCGTGTTGAGTTCTTTGGAGCGGGCAATCTCACCCTTCTCGCGCGCGTCCTTCTTGCGCTTCTCCGTGGGGTCTTCTGTTTTGTCCTGACCGCTTTCGCTCTCTGCCATGCTCAGCGCGCCCGTGCCAGTTCACGCAGCCATTGCAAAGCCTCGGAGGCCAGCGACTGATAGTGAGGAAGAATATCGGCCAGAGTGATCCAGAAGATCACCAACCCCAGCACCAGGGTCAGCGGAAAGCCGATGGAAAAGATGTTCAACTGCGGCGCCGCCCGGGTCATCACGCCAAAAGCAATGTTGACCACCAGCAGCGCGGTAATCGCCGGCAACACCAACAGTAGCGCCGCACCCAGCACCCAGCCCAGGCGCCCGGCCAGGTCCCAGAAATGATTGACCAGCAAGCCGCCGCCCACCGGCAAGGTGGTAAAGCTCTCGGTCAGCACCTCGAAGACCACCAGGTGGCCGTTGATGGCAAGGAACAGCAAGGTCACCAGCATGGTCAGGAACTGGCTGACCACCGCGACGTTGACGCCGTTGGCCGGGTCGACCATGGAGGCAAAGGCCATGCCCATCTGGATCGCGACGATCTGCCCGGCGATGACGAATATCTGGAAGAACAGCTGCAGCGCCATGCCGAACACAGCGCCAATGATGATCTGCTCGGCCACCAGCAACATCGTCTTGAGATCCAGCGACTCGACCACCGGCATTGGCGGCAAGCCAGGGACGATCACCACGGTAATCGCCAGGGCGAAATACAGACGAATACGCGTCGGCACCAGGGTCGTACCGAAAATCGGCATAGTCATCAGCACCGCCGTGACGCGAATCAGCGGCAGGATGAAACTGGCCACCCAGGCGCCGATCTGCGCATCGGTAAGCTCGAGCATCGCCGGGTCAGCCGATCAGTTGCGGAATGCTGCCGTACAACGACAGGATGTATTCCATGAATTTCTGCACCAGCCACGGGCCGACCACGATCAGCGTCACCAGCATCACCAAAAGGCGCGGCAGGAAGCTCAGGGTCTGTTCGTTGATCTGCGTGGCGGCCTGGAACATCGCAACGATCAGGCCCACCAACAGGCTCGGCACCACCAGGATGGCGACCATCAGGGTGGTCAGCCACAGCGCATCGCGAAACAGGTCGACAGCCACTTCAGGGGTCATGGACTACTTCTCCTCGCGGCGTCAGACGCCGCCGAAACTGCCGGCCAAGGTACCCATGATCAGCGCCCAGCCATCGACCAGGACGAAC carries:
- the flhB gene encoding flagellar biosynthesis protein FlhB translates to MAESESGQDKTEDPTEKRKKDAREKGEIARSKELNTVAVTLAGAGALLAFGGGLAQTLMELMRSNFTLSREVLIDERSMGIFLMASGKMALLATQPVLLVLLIAAIIGPVSLGGFLFSSSSLAPKFSRMNPLSGIKRMFSVNALSELLKALAKFFMILIVALTVLSADRDDLLAIANEPLEQAIIHSVQVVGWSALWMAAGLLIIAAVDVPIQLWQAHKKLLMTKQEVRDEYKDSEGKPEVKQRIRQLQREASQRRMMAAIPEADVIITNPTHYAVALKYDPQKGSAPLLLAKGADFIALKIREIANEHKIQVLESPALARSIYYSTELEEEIPAGLYLAVAQVLAYVYQIRQYRAGKGKPPEPLKDLPIPPDLRRDS
- the fliR gene encoding flagellar biosynthetic protein FliR — protein: MLELTDAQIGAWVASFILPLIRVTAVLMTMPIFGTTLVPTRIRLYFALAITVVIVPGLPPMPVVESLDLKTMLLVAEQIIIGAVFGMALQLFFQIFVIAGQIVAIQMGMAFASMVDPANGVNVAVVSQFLTMLVTLLFLAINGHLVVFEVLTESFTTLPVGGGLLVNHFWDLAGRLGWVLGAALLLVLPAITALLVVNIAFGVMTRAAPQLNIFSIGFPLTLVLGLVIFWITLADILPHYQSLASEALQWLRELARAR
- the fliQ gene encoding flagellar biosynthesis protein FliQ, producing the protein MTPEVAVDLFRDALWLTTLMVAILVVPSLLVGLIVAMFQAATQINEQTLSFLPRLLVMLVTLIVVGPWLVQKFMEYILSLYGSIPQLIG